The following is a genomic window from Bordetella sp. H567.
CCCCAGGGGCGCCACGCCCGCGACGTCGGCAAGGATATCCCGGGCGGTCTTGAGTACCTGCGGCTCCTGCTCACCCAGCGTCGCGAAGTTCTCCAGGTCCACGCCGCGGGCGCCGATCTCGTGGCCATTCGCGACCAGTTCGCGGATCAGCCCGGGATGGCGCCGGGCGTCGGTGCCCGGCACAAAGAACGTCGCCGGCACATCGTGCTTCTTGAACAGGTCGATCAGGCGCGGAAAGCCGGCGCGCACCGCATAGCGGCCATACGAATAGCGGCCGAACATGCGCTCGGTCGGCACTTCCTTCAGGTCGAAGGATTCGGCGTCGAAGTTCACGGTCAGCAAGACCACCGCGCGCGCGCCATCGGGCCAGGTATACGTGGTCATGGGAACGACACCTCTTCAAGATTGCTGCTGTTTTCCAGGCACCATTTCGCGAAGGCACCCGCCTCCATGAACTGCACGCCGTCGTGGCCCCTCATATAGGCGATCAGGTCCGACAAGGCCTTGGTGCGCGAGGGCGTGCCCGAACCCCAGCCGGCGCGTGGATGCAGCGACATCACGAAGAAGCGGTCGCCGCCGTAGATGGCGTCGAACTCGGCCTTCCACTGCCCCAGCACTTCCGACGGCGGCGTATAGCTGAACTTGTAGAACGGGAAGTCGTCCAGGCTGTAGGTGTTGTTCGGCAGCTCCACGATGACATCGTCCTTGCCCTTGCCGAAACGCAGCCGGTACGGCCGGTCGTAATCCTTGTCGCTGGAATCGTACAGATAGCCCAGCGACTTCAGCACCGTCATCGTCTTGTCGCTCTTGCGGCCGGACGGCGAACGCCACCCTAGCACCGGCTTCTTGATGATGTCGCGCAGGATGCCGTCGGTCTTGCGCAGCAGCGCTTCTTCTTCGGCCGCCTCCAGCTCCCAGGCCTCGTGCAGGTAGCCGTGCGCCGCCACCTCGAAGCCGTTGCGATCGATGTCTTCGATCGTGCCGGGATGGCGCTCGGCGTCATAGCCCGGGATGAAGAACGTGGCCTTCACGCCGTGGCGCGCCAGCATTTCCATGTGGCGCGGCACGCCGCAGCGCGCGGAATAGTTGCCCCAGGAATGCTTGCCCAGCGGGGCGATGCCCCGCCCCACCTCATGGCTGGGGCCGTCGAAATCGATGCCGATCAACACGACGCAGCGCATCGCGTCGGGAAATGTGGTTTGTCTCATCCTTGGTCCTTTGCCGTCAGTCCAGCTTGATGTTCGATTCCCGCACGACGGTACCCCATTTCTTGCGCTCGTTCTCCAGGAACTTGGCGTACTCCGCGGGCGGCATCGCGGCGATATCGAAGGATCGCGCGCGCATGGTGGCCTGGAAGTCCGGCGATGCGTAGACTTTCTCGATGGCCTTGTACAGCGTATCCACCGCGGCCTTGGGCATGCCCGCCGGCCCGAACAGGCCCACCCAGCCGACCGCGCTGAAGCCGGGGTAGCCGGATTCCGCGATGGTGGGCACATTGGGCAGCACGGCATTGCGCTTGAGCGCCGTCGTGGCGATGGGGCGCACCTTGCCCGCCTGGATATTGCCGATCTGCGTGCCGACCAAGTCCAGCATGTAGTCCAGCCGGCCAGCCAGCAGGTCCGTCGTCGCCTGCCCCGCGCCGTTGTACGGCACCGCGCCGGCCTTGATGCCCGCATCGCGGTTGAACTTCTCCACCGCCAGGTGCGAGGAACTGCCCACCGTGGTCACGCCGTAGTTCAGCTTGCCCGGGTTGGCCTTGGCCGCGTCGACCAGCTCTTTCAGCGTATGGACCTTGGAGGATTCCGGCACGACGACGACATTGTCGAAGGTGGCCAGCAGCGTGATCGGCGTGAAATCCTTCACGGGGTCGTAGGGCAGCTTGGAATACAGGAACTGGTTGGCGCCGTGCGTGCCGGTAGAGCCGACCAGCAGCGTATAGCCGTCCGGCTTGGATTGGGCCACGAAGGCCGCGCCGATATTGCCGCCCGCGCCGGGCCGGTTCTCCACGACCACCGTCTGGCCCAGCACCTTGCCCATTTCCTGGGCGATGATGCGGGCCTGGATGTCCGTGCCGCCGCCGGCGCCGAAGGGCACGATCAGGCGGATGGGGTGGGAGGGATATTTATCCGCGCCCTGTGCGGATGCGATGCCCGGTACGGCGATGGCGGCGATGGTGGCAGCCGTGGCCGCCACGGTCACGGCCACGGCCGCCATGGCGCGGGCGCCCTTGCCCGCGAAAATGCCGCCGCGCGGCCGGTAGAGTTTGAACGCCCTCTTCATGGCTTCTTCCCTTGTGATGTTTTAAAAACCCCGGTTCATGCCGGTTCGATCTGCTGCCTGCTTTCGATGCAGGCAACTCTTGCGAGGTGCTGGCTACTTCCGGTGCTGCGACCCATACGACGTGCTACCTACTTCCGGTGCTGCGACCTATACGGTGTCGTATCTACTTACGGGGCCGCGACCCATACGATGTGCTATCTACTTCCGGGTACTGCGGCTTATACGATGTACTGCCTACTTCCGCTGCCGCAGCTCATACTTCGTGAATGTAGGATCCAGCGCCGGCAGGTTCGCCACTTCCATCACCCCCCGCGCCGGCTGCATCACCACCGTGGAGACGGTCGCGCTGCGCGTGTCCCGCCCGAAATCCCCGCGCGGCGGACGGCACACCGACCACGGCGACTGGAAATCATCCAGCAGCGCCTGCTTCACCGACTCCACCGTTATGCGGCCGACATCCGGCGCCAGCAGCTCACGCACGCGCTGCTCGCGATACAGCGTGCATGGCGAGAATGCGATGCCCGTGTCCTTCAGCTTGGACAAGGCGATCGGGCTCAGCCAATGATTGGAGTGCACCAGCAAGCCGTTCTGCGGCAGAACCTGGAAGGTCTCATCCGGCGCGCATTCGAAATTGATGGCGATGCCTTCGTGATGGCAGACGGCCATATTGTTCGACCCGGTCTTCGGCGTCGCATACACCGTATGCAGCGCCCAGGCCAGATAAGGGCTTTCCAAAGCCTTGCGGCGGATCATGGGCAGCGGCACGCCGATCTGCCGGTAATCGCGGTCGGATTCCAGGTTGTTGCCCGTAATCGAAATCCCCGCCGAATTGAACCCGGAGCGGGCCAGCATGCCGGCTTCGGTAAAGGTCAGGATGTCTGGGCCGTCTTCCCTCAGGATGCGCAGCACCACGCCCGTTTCCGAGCATTCCTCCTTCCAGTCCCAGTTCTGCGCGTGAATCAGCTGACCGTCGGCGGTCGCCTCGCGCATCACCTTTACAGAGGTGCAGCCGTCGTTGGTCTCGCCCAGCAGCCGCGCTCGTAATTCCGGCTTGAACGCCAGCTTCATCACTTCCGTGCGGGCGTTCAACAGGAAGATATCCTCGAAGCGCACGCCGGCGCCTTCCGCGATGCCCTGCATCTCCGTCAGGTAGTTCTCGTCGAACTTGCGGACGGCGGGGATATAGCTGTGGATGATCTTGTCGATCTCGGCACGCTCCAGCTTCCAGCGGGTGGCCTGCTCGCTGTAGTGCTCGATGGAACGGGCGATGCGCTTCCTGGCCTGCTCGCCGTAGGATCTGCCGCGCTCCAGCGGCGCGCCGGTAATCTCGTACAGCGGGAACGGCGTCACATGCGGGCTGCTCATCGGTTCTCTCCATCACATCCCGAGTCCAGGGAAGAGGAAAATCCTAAGCCGCCGTGCCCATAACATCAAATTATTTATCTGGAATCTATAATGCTTTTTTTGGTATGGATACCGGACGGCCGTGGAACTGGATACGCTGCGCAAGGTCAACCTGAACCTGCTGACCGTGTTTGAACTGCTGATGGAAACGCGCAGCGCCACCGAAACGGCGGCGCGGCTGCATACGACGCAGCCGGGCATCAGCAGGAAGCTGGCGGAACTGCGTCGCCTGCTGGCGGATCCCCTTTTCGTCCTGGTGCGGCGCCAACTGGTGCCCACCCCACGCGCCCT
Proteins encoded in this region:
- a CDS encoding polysaccharide deacetylase family protein is translated as MRQTTFPDAMRCVVLIGIDFDGPSHEVGRGIAPLGKHSWGNYSARCGVPRHMEMLARHGVKATFFIPGYDAERHPGTIEDIDRNGFEVAAHGYLHEAWELEAAEEEALLRKTDGILRDIIKKPVLGWRSPSGRKSDKTMTVLKSLGYLYDSSDKDYDRPYRLRFGKGKDDVIVELPNNTYSLDDFPFYKFSYTPPSEVLGQWKAEFDAIYGGDRFFVMSLHPRAGWGSGTPSRTKALSDLIAYMRGHDGVQFMEAGAFAKWCLENSSNLEEVSFP
- a CDS encoding Bug family tripartite tricarboxylate transporter substrate binding protein, translated to MKRAFKLYRPRGGIFAGKGARAMAAVAVTVAATAATIAAIAVPGIASAQGADKYPSHPIRLIVPFGAGGGTDIQARIIAQEMGKVLGQTVVVENRPGAGGNIGAAFVAQSKPDGYTLLVGSTGTHGANQFLYSKLPYDPVKDFTPITLLATFDNVVVVPESSKVHTLKELVDAAKANPGKLNYGVTTVGSSSHLAVEKFNRDAGIKAGAVPYNGAGQATTDLLAGRLDYMLDLVGTQIGNIQAGKVRPIATTALKRNAVLPNVPTIAESGYPGFSAVGWVGLFGPAGMPKAAVDTLYKAIEKVYASPDFQATMRARSFDIAAMPPAEYAKFLENERKKWGTVVRESNIKLD
- a CDS encoding C45 family autoproteolytic acyltransferase/hydolase, producing the protein MSSPHVTPFPLYEITGAPLERGRSYGEQARKRIARSIEHYSEQATRWKLERAEIDKIIHSYIPAVRKFDENYLTEMQGIAEGAGVRFEDIFLLNARTEVMKLAFKPELRARLLGETNDGCTSVKVMREATADGQLIHAQNWDWKEECSETGVVLRILREDGPDILTFTEAGMLARSGFNSAGISITGNNLESDRDYRQIGVPLPMIRRKALESPYLAWALHTVYATPKTGSNNMAVCHHEGIAINFECAPDETFQVLPQNGLLVHSNHWLSPIALSKLKDTGIAFSPCTLYREQRVRELLAPDVGRITVESVKQALLDDFQSPWSVCRPPRGDFGRDTRSATVSTVVMQPARGVMEVANLPALDPTFTKYELRQRK